The following are encoded in a window of Castanea sativa cultivar Marrone di Chiusa Pesio chromosome 9, ASM4071231v1 genomic DNA:
- the LOC142609975 gene encoding F-box protein At3g07870-like, which translates to MSRSTEMLSLSSKLLPDNVVFDILTRLPVKSLIRFRCVSQSWNSTITNPIFIAKHLDLACSLSNINNNGYLLFTPLRNFLDPTPSKEWTTFVYNTNRTLTQISRFEIPFPSNLIIGFCNGMFCLAAKNDDSDEEDLRHSLYLWNPSIRKLKKLLATRPSDRAISGFGYHPQNNDYKILRVTFAIQQVTRKPAEAEIYTLSTDSWRKAVISVESFSASDSRPNGSVDQVYLPTRLCFNGALHFIAFSGDHKFILSFDINDERFREILLPQNYLEGIVKHFERLAMFKGSLALIVFGEHLAEMSDICYIWVMKEYGVVESWARKSVPMKQVAEFFSCTINGELLVERFTPYQSFLFDPESLNEEILNIPMPEYMIYTPNFVESLVLLDR; encoded by the coding sequence ATGTCTCGATCTACGGAGATGTTGTCCCTGTCGTCCAAGCTTCTCCCTGACAACGTGGTATTCGACATCCTGACTCGGCTGCCAGTGAAATCCTTAATCCGATTCAGGTGCGTTTCTCAATCTTGGAATTCCACTATCACAAACCCCATTTTCATTGCAAAACACCTCGATCTAGCGTGTTCATTAtccaacatcaacaacaatggTTATCTGTTATTCACACCACTAAGAAATTTCCTGGATCCTACACCTTCCAAAGAATGGACCACGTTTGTTTACAATACCAACCGCACGTTGACCCAGATTTCAAGGTTTGAAATTCCCTTTCCTAGCAACCTCATAATTGGCTTCTGTAACGGCATGTTCTGTCTTGCTGCTAAAAATGATGACTCTGATGAAGAAGATCTTAGACACTCTTTGTATTTGTGGAACCCAAGCATTAGAAAGTTAAAGAAGCTTCTAGCTACTCGTCCTTCTGATAGAGCCATTTCTGGATTTGGGTATCATCCTCAAAACAATGACTACAAGATTCTGAGAGTTACGTTTGCTATACAACAAGTGACACGAAAACCTGCTGAGGCCGAGATTTACACACTGAGTACTGATTCGTGGAGAAAGGCTGTAATTTCGGTGGAGTCATTTAGTGCCTCTGATTCTAGACCCAATGGATCAGTTGATCAGGTATATTTGCCAACCCGATTATGTTTTAATGGAGCTTTGCATTTTATAGCATTTTCAGGGGACCATAAGTTTATCTTGTCCTTTGACATCAATGATGAGAGATTCCGTGAGATATTGCTGCCTCAAAATTACTTAGAAGGAATTGTTAAGCATTTTGAACGCCTTGCAATGTTCAAGGGATCGTTGGCTTTGATTGTTTTTGGTGAACATCTAGCTGAGATGAGTGACATATGCTACATATGGGTGATGAAGGAGTATGGTGTGGTTGAGTCATGGGCTAGAAAAAGTGTACCAATGAAACAGGTTGCAGAGTTCTTTAGCTGCACCATCAATGGGGAACTTTTGGTCGAAAGGTTTACCCCTTATCAGAGCTTTTTATTCGACCCTGAGAGTTTAAATGAGGAAATTCTAAATATTCCAATGCCTGAATATATGATTTACACACCTAATTTTGTGGAGAGTTTAGTTTTACTTGACAGGTGA